CTCTTTGGTTTTCATCATTCGGCTCATCGGGCCGATCTGTGCCGTTGCTTCAACCAAGGCTGTTGGGGCTGTTGACGAGCCAGCAGTCTGAATTTGAATATTCACATTCGGATAACGACGCTTAAACTCTTCAGCCCAATAAGTCATTAAGTTCGCTAGGGTATCTGAGCCTACAGAAGATAAGTTACCTGAAATACCACTGACTCTTTTATATGGCATTAAAGCAACGTCTGACGTTTGTGCATAAGCGCCTGTGCTGCCGCTAAGCCACAGCGCAGTTACCATCCCCAAAGATTTAATCGTATTAAGCGTACTTCTCATGTGCATACAATCAGATCACTAAATAATGTCATGGGTTAATTCAGTTGGATTTGTTTTATCCGCAACCAAACGTGACGGTAAAGTGAATGAGAAAGTACTGCCTTTTTCTAGTTCACTTTCAATTTCCAGATGAGAATCGTGATGGCTTAATGCGTGTTTTACAATGGCTAAGCCTAAGCCACTACCACCTGTTTCACGAGAACGTGCTTTATCAACACGGTAGAAACGCTCAGTTAATCGGTGAATATGCTGCGCTGCAATACCCTCACCGCTATCAGTAACTTCTAATCGAGCACCATTAGCAACACGATACCAACGCACGTTAATATCAGCATCTGCTGGGGTATGTTTCACCGCGTTATACACCAAGTTTGAAATCGCGCTACGTAGCTGATCATCATCACCAAGCACTTTCAAACTATGGTCGACATCAAAACTAATCTGCTGATTCTTATCACCGCTCAGCGATACCGCCTCTTTTTCTAAAATATCGAGCATCGCTGGCACATCGACTTCATCTTCTAATTCGATAGTAGGAGCCGCCTCAATTTTAGAAAGGGTAAGAAGCTGCTCTACAAGTGCATTCATTCGTGCTAACTGCTCAGTCATCACACCATGTGCGCGATCCCACATCGGGCCGACTAACATGTCTGGATCAGACGACATTTCCAAATACCCCTGCAATACCGTCATTGGGGTTCGAAGCTCGTGAGACACGTTAGCAAAGAAATTACGACGCATACCTTCAAGCTGTTTAAGCTGAGAGACATCACGTACTGCCATCAAGTATTCGCCTTCGGTGTAGCGCATAATACGAAGCTCTAACGTGCGGTCGTAGTTCATTGGCGAAGTGATTTCTAAAGGAGTATCAAACGACTGACGTGATAAATAACGGACGAAATCAGGGCTGCGTAATAAG
The sequence above is a segment of the Photobacterium leiognathi genome. Coding sequences within it:
- the phoR gene encoding phosphate regulon sensor histidine kinase PhoR — encoded protein: MVERLSWKKLVWELILFYLPWIILGMIFVHLPWFLLAATWIQLIWHFHNQLKMSDWLWKDRSLTPPSGSGSWEPLFNGMYRLQQRNRRRRKELTTLIRRFRNGAESLPDAVVVFRSEGNIVWCNKLAQQLLGLRWPDDAGQPISNLLRSPDFVRYLSRQSFDTPLEITSPMNYDRTLELRIMRYTEGEYLMAVRDVSQLKQLEGMRRNFFANVSHELRTPMTVLQGYLEMSSDPDMLVGPMWDRAHGVMTEQLARMNALVEQLLTLSKIEAAPTIELEDEVDVPAMLDILEKEAVSLSGDKNQQISFDVDHSLKVLGDDDQLRSAISNLVYNAVKHTPADADINVRWYRVANGARLEVTDSGEGIAAQHIHRLTERFYRVDKARSRETGGSGLGLAIVKHALSHHDSHLEIESELEKGSTFSFTLPSRLVADKTNPTELTHDII